In the genome of Campylobacter avium LMG 24591, the window GCGTATGAGTAAATTTAATATAAAATTTAAGTAAATTTCACTATAATCTAGGCTTTTATCAAAGCCATTAAAGCTTATAAATCCCTCGTGGTGCTTTGTGGTAACTTACCAAGAAAGGTTAAAGATGTATGCTATTTTTAAACATAGCGGCAAACAGTATAAAGTAAGCGTTGGCGATGAGCTAAAGCTTGATCGTTTGCAAGCTGAAGTAAAGTCTAGCATAGAAGTAAGCGAAGTGCTTGCTGTGAATGACAAGGACTTAAAGGTAGGTGCACCTTTTGTAGCTGGTGCAAAGGTTGTCTTAGAGGTTTTAGCACACTCTAAAGATAAGAAAGTGATTATTTACAAGAAAAGGCGTAGAAAAGATTCTAAGCTTAAAAGAGGCTTTAGAAGACAAGTAACTCGCGTAAGAGTAAGTGATATAAAGGCTTAAGGAGATAAAATGGCACACAAAAAAGGTCAAGGTTCAACTCAAAACAACAGAGATTCCATAGGTCGCCGCTTAGGCGTTAAGAAATTCGGCGGTGAATTTGTAAGAGCTGGAAATATCATAATCCGCCAAAGAGGCACTGCCACTCATTTGGGAAACAATGTAGGCATGGGCAAAGACCATACTATATTTGCTCTAATTGATGGATTTGTTAAATTTGAAAGAAAGGATAAAAACAGAAAAAAAGTTTCTGTTTATCCTGCGTAATTTACTCTTTAAAGCCTGCCTCGGTGGGCTTTGATTTTTATTCTTTTACTTTTAAAGCTTGTTTTTTCTTAATTTTATTTTAGTGTTTTTAAAATATTTTCTTTAGTATGCTACTTATAAGTGAGATTATTATATCTTTCTTAAGCTCTTTTTTCAAAGGATAAAAGAGTTTTTGAAAAGAGTGTTTTTAAGTCTTCTTGACTGTAAGCACTAGCTATTTTCTTTTTTTCTCTTATCTTTTCTAGGCTTTCTTTGCTTATGTTTGGGTTGTTTTGTATGATACTTTTTAGTTCAGGAAATTCTCTAAGCAGTTTTTCTTTCTCCTCGTCTTTTTCGCCCTTTTTTATGTCCTTTACCCCTATTTGCTTAGAATTTTCTTGTATGCCTTCAAAGGCATTTGTAGAGCTTTGTTTGGCAAAGGCATTATAAATTTCATAAATAGACTTGCCCTCAAAAAAAGGAGTTATGGTATTGTTAGGGTCTATTATCATAGCCTTTATTTTGCCCATATCCTTTACTTCCTCTAAAGCCCAGTTTTTATAGCCCTCTTCATCACTTTGTCCTTGTGCAGCATATTCTAGCCTGGTAATTTTGCCGTCTAAATTTTTATCGCTTATTATAGCTTGATTTAAGAGCTCTTCAAGGCTTAATGCCTTATCTTTTATTTCGCTTTGCATGTAGCCCTGCGTTTTTGTAACCTCTCTTAGCACAACAGTAGGTGCGTCTTTTAACTCTCTTAAATCTTGATTTTCGTTGAAATCTTTTACAGAATTTCTTAAAAGCTTAAATTCATTGCCTTCTATCTTGCCGTCTCTGTTTAAATCAGCCTTTAAAAAATTCCTATTTATACTTATGTCCTTATACCAAGAATCAACAAAAGAGGCCGCAGATCCACTCAAGCCTATCACACCCCTGCCCAAATCTATAAAATTTGTTTCAGCAAAGTTAGATTTTAAAAGTTCTAGGCTTTGTTTGTTAAGTTTTAAAGAAAGTTCTTTTTCATCACTAAAGAATTTAACAAGGGTGTTTTCGCCATAGCTGTTTTCGTTTTTATCTAGGCTAAAATCCTCTTTTTGTCTTATCTTAAGCTCTGAAGATTCAGCTCTAAAAACAGCTTCATTTTGCGTTCTGTAAAAACTACTAGCAGCTATGACAAGCATATTTTAGCTCTTGCAAACAGGCTCTCCGCCTACTGTTATATAAGGTATAGCGTAACATTTATATTTGTCATTCCACATATACTGAGGTTTGCAAGAATTTGGTTTTATTAGATTTTGCAATGAACATTTATATGGATTGTCTTCGTATGTATGTGTGTACGCAAAAGAATTTGCAACAAAAGAAAACAAAACAAAAACCAACAAAAGGCTTTTTTTCATAATGACTCCTTAAAAAATATGTCACATATAATTCTAACATAGTTTTTATTTTTTATACAAAGAAATAAATATTTTTTTTAATGCCTGTGTAAAATGAGAAAATAGCCCTAAAGGGGCTATGTTTAAAGATTTTTCGAGATAACTTCGAATTCTTTTTCGCTTTTTTTATCCTCTTTTAGCAAGCTTACTATGATTATAGTTAGCGTAGCACATAAAAAGCCCGGAACTATCTCATATATGTGGAAATTTAAAGCATCCGCTAAAACATTTTTATAAAGCACAACCATAACAGCACCAACAATCATACCGCTGATTGCACCAGCCCTGCTCATCCTAGACCAAAATAAAGATATGAGCATAACAGGACCAAATGCCGAGCCAAAACCAGCCCAAGCGTAAGCTACTATGCTTAAAACGCTAGAATTTTTATCGGTCGAAATCAAAAAGGCCACAACAGCAACAAGTAAAACGCCAAATCTTCCAAGCCTCATAACTGTTTGAGATTCAGCTTCTTTGTTGAAAATTCTTTTGTAAAAGTCCTCAGCTATTGTAGAACTAGATACTAAAAGCTGAGATGAGGCAGTTGACATAATGGCCGCCAAGATAGCAGATAGCAAGATACCTGTTATCCAAGGATTAAATAAAAGTTGCGACATAACTATAAAGATTTTTTCAGGGTCTTGCAAGGAAAGCTCAAATTTATTAGCATAAGCAACGCCTAAAATTCCTATGAAGCAAGCACCTATAAGTGAAATCACCATCCAAGAAATGCCCACAAAGGTAGCTGTTGGTATGTCTTTAGTCGAGCGTATGGACATAAAACGTATGACTATGTGAGGTTGCCCAAAATATCCAAGCCCCCAAGCAAGCGCTGAAATAACGGCTAATAAAGATATATTTGAAGTCATTGCAAGTCTATCGCTTGTTTTAAGCTCTATGCTTGCAAAGGCCGATAAAATGCTATTTATCTGAGCCACATCCGCTTGATTCAGTGCATTTTCAAGCTTAGTTGCTATGTCTTTAAAGAAGATAAATTTGCTTGTATCGCCGTCAAATAATTCCACGATTTCTTTATAATTTGCCAAAGTGCTTAAGTCTTGATTGTTTGTGTTTATATCCTTTATGCTTAAGGATTTATCTTGAGTTTTTCTTAAATTGCTAGCAAAGGCTTCAAGTTCAGCTTTTACACCATTTAAGTCTTGAGTTAGCTTAGTGCTTAGCTCTGGAATTTGCTTTTGAAATTCTACCAACTCTTTTTTCGCCTCATCTGAATTTGATACATACTTGTAAGTCTCATCCAAGCCGCCTATATGATAAAGCATAACAATAGGTACAGTAATTAAGGCTAGCATCATCAAAAGCCCTTGTATCATATCTGTCCAGCACACAGCCTTGTATCCGCCCAAATATGTATAAATAACTATGATCAAAGTTCCTGTTGTAAGCGCATAAGAGTATTCTATGCCAAATGTGGCTTCAAAAAGCTTTGCACCAGCCACAAGTCCTGATGAAACATAAAAGGTAAAAAACACCAAGATAACCAAGGCACACACCACACGTAACACATGCTTATCATCTTGAAATCTTGACTCAAAATAATCAGGTATGGTTATGCACTCTTTTACCTTGCCTGTGTAAAGTCTTAGTCTTTTTGCTACTAAGCTCCAATTTAGCAAAGCACCTATGCTAAGACCTATGGCTATGTAGCTTTCTACCAAGCCGCTTACATAAAGGGCACCTGGCAAACCCATTAAAAGCCAACCGCTCATATCAGAAGCCCCCGCACTTAGTGCCGATATAACAGGCCCTAAAGAGCGGTTACCCAAGAAATAATCCTCTGTGTTTTTATTTTTCTTGTAAAAATAAAAACCTATGTATAGCATTAAAGCCGAGTATGCCACAAAGGTTATGGCAATTTCAGTGCTTATTACAACTTGTTCCATTTCAACTCCTTTCTTTTAGTGCTCTATTGCCTAGATTTCCATATCTGTGATAAGAAATGCTCACAGATTTTTCATTATGGTAGAGTAAAAGCTCGAAACGACCATTTATCAGCGGTTTTGTGTTAATAACTATCTTAGCATTTGCAGCAGCTTCTTTATATATAGCACTGTCCTTGCTGACCTCGCCCATAAAGCGCACTCTTTCGTAGTTTGGTATCGAGCTTACAAAGGCTTTTTCATCCTCTTTTACGAATTTAGCCTTTAGGCCAAAGTTTTGTAAATTTTCTTTTATAAGCTCTATGTTAGCATTGTTTTTATAGCTTAGCACAGCGTTAATATTTAGTATATTTAAGGCCAAGATTACGCCTAAAATATCGCTTAAACTATCGTTTTTATCTATCCTATACGCAAAACTTGATACCTTGTTGTATGAGAATAAATTTTCCTCACCCCTTACCTTTACATATTCTTTTACCTGAGAAAATTCGTGTTTGTAGTGGTAAGCATAGCTTTTTGCCATTAAAGCAGCCTTTTTAAGCTCATCTTTTATAGAAGCAAAATTACTATTTTGTGAGGCTTCATCAAGTTTTTTAGCAAATTCGCAGTCAAGTAAATTTTCATCTGCACTATCTTGGCTTATATCTGTAAATTGCGTTATGTAGTTATAAATACCAACCTTTCTACCAAAACCAATGGCGGATTTTTTAATACCACCAAAAGGCTGACGAAGCACTATAGCACCGGTTGTTGGTTTGTTTATGTAAATATTTCCAGCTTCTATATTTGTGTGAAAATACTCCCACTCTCTTTCATCAAGGCTTTCAAAGCCAGCAGTAAGACCGTAATCTGTCGAATTTGCAATTGTAATGGCTTCTTGTAAATTTTTAGCACACATGACTGTTAAAATCGGTGCGAAAAGCTCGGTTTTGTGCGTGAAATCTCCTTTTTTGGTGCCGTATTTTATGCCCGGGCTCATTAAATATTCATTACCATCTTTAAATTTAGGTTCTAAAGCCCAGCTTTCATAGCTTTGAAGCTCACCCATAGCCTTTTTAAGCTTATCATTTGGCTTGTCAGCTAAGGCACAAAGCTTGTTTTTAAGCACAAAAGGCGAGCCAAGAGACATGGACATGGCAGTATCCACCAAATTCTTTTTAAAGTCCTCATCCTCATAAACTTCCTTTTCAAGTATCAGCAAGGAAGTGGCTGAGCATTTTTGCCCTGAATTTGAAAAGGCTGAATGCACTATATTTTTAACAGCTTGGTCTTTGTCTGCGTATTTTGAAACGATTGTAGCGTTTTTGCCCCCTGTTTCAGCACTAAGCATTAGGGTAGGATTTGCCTTTAACATCGCATAAGCAGTTTCTTCTCCACCCGTTAAGACAGAGAATTTAACAGCCTCATCAACTAAGAGATATTTTGATATATCAGAACCCTTAGATGGTAAATAAATCAAAGCATCCTTTGGCACACCAGCATCCCAAAAGCATTTGCAAAGCATATAACCAGTAACGCTTGATAAGGAAGATGGCTTGTAAATCACGGTATTGCCCGCAGCAAGTGGTGCAGCTATGGTTCCTACTGAAATTCCAACAGGGAAATTCCAAGGTGCTATGACAACTCCAACGCCCTTTGGCTTAAATTTGGTATTTTTATTATCCTCTTTTAATTTTCTTAAAGAGTGAGGGTAAAACTCAACAAAGTCAATCGCCTCGCTCACCTCAGCGTCAATTTCTATGAAATTTTTGCCCACTTCTAAGGCAGCAATGCCTATTAAATCGCCTCTTGATTCTCTTAAATTTATGGCTACTTGATTTAGAATTTTATAAATTTCCTCAGTATCAAGTTCTTTGAATTTAGAATTTTTTGCCACCTCTAAGGCTTGTTTGATTTCTTTTTCTCCTGCTAGATACACATCTGCTACTTTTTGATTGTTGATTTTATCGTTTACAGTCATTTTGTTTAGCTCGGTGTTTTTAAGCTCATCGCCAATTACAGGATAAATTTCAAGTGCTTTTAAATTCTCATATTTTTCTTTGATTTTCTTAGCCCAAGTTCTATTTGCAGCTAAGATAAAATCAGTATCTGGCTCGTTTTTAAAGCTGTTTGTCTCATAAGTGCCTTTTATGTCTGATTTTTTGTTTCTATCTTGCTTTCTTCTAGGGCTGTTATCAAGATTTGCTATGCCTTTTAAGGAGCTTATAAAGAGTTCTTTTTGTGCATTGTAGTTTTCATCATTTACTTTTAAATTGAAAAAATAACGCATGAAATTATCAGCACTTGTGTTTTCATCAAGTCTTCTTACAAGGTATGCTATGGCGTTGTTGAAGTGCTTTTCATCACAAACCGGGGCGTAAAGTATGAGTTTATGGAAATTTGAAAGCTCATAAGAGCATTGCAAGCTCATACCCTCAAGCATTTCAAAGCTAAAGCTATCCAACGCATTTGCGTTTTTTATCCTAGTATAAGCGTAGGCTATCTCAAAGATATTATGGCTTGCTATGCCTATGTTTATGTATTTGTAGTTATCATCTTGCAAGATAAAATCAAGCATTTTGTTGTAATTGCTATCTGTATCAACCTTTTTAGAAAAGGTAGGAAGCTCCCAGCCTCTTTGGCTTGCGATAGTTTCCTCGCTTTCCATATTTGCACCCTTTACAAAGCGAATTTTTATAGGCTTCATTCCTTTTAAAACCCTTTCTTTTGAAAAGGCAAAAAGCTTTTTAAGATACTCGTAAGAATCAGGTATATAAGCCTGTAAAACAATACCCGCCTTTATGTCAAATTTGGCAATGCTCTCCATAAAAGCATCAACTGTTAGTTCTAGGTCTTTGTATTCTTCCATATCAAGATTTATGAATTTTTCTACGCCTTGTTTTTTCTCCTCCTCTAAGGCCAAAGCATAAAGTCTATCAAGTCTTTTTACAACCTCTTCTTTTGAGTACTCAAAATCTATAATGTTAATTTGCGAAAAAATAGTCGTAATTTTTATAGAGATGTATTTTATATAGTCTTTTTTTATGGTTTCTTCGTATTTTTCTAGTCTGTATTTAGCCTCAGCCTCACCCAAGACTTCCTCGCCGATTAAATTTATATTTAAGGTTATGTTGTTTTCTTTTTGTCTCTTTTCGCTGTGAGCCCTTAAAAATTCATCACTAGCATCTAGCACCATAGCACTTGTATCCTTTCTTAAATGCGATACAAAGAAAGGCACGCTGAAATTTGGTGCAATTTTTCCAAAATTTAAAAAACAAAAGAGTAAAAATTTCTCAAAAGCTGTGAAAAAATCAGCTATCCCAAATTTGTTTAAGGTATGTTCTATAAGGTCAAACGAAGCGGCTTTATTCTTACAACGAAAAGAACGGTCTAGTAATTCTATTAGCATTACTTTATTTTCTGGATTGTTTAGTAGTTTTTGCATTTTTTGATGAAAAATTCTTTCGCTTTCATCAATATTTGCTGTAACTTTTTCTTGCAAACTTTGTGCAAATTTTAAGCTTTCTTCAACGATAGCATTCACTTTAATCTCCTAAAATTTGAATTTAAACTTGTAAACTATACATTCTACAAAAATTTATTTGTTTTTTATAATTTTTTATTTGTTTTTGTTTCTTACTGTTTAATTTTGTAATAAAATTTAGAAAAGAATTTATTTTTTAAGATAATTTTTACAGCTTTCGTTTATGAGAGCCTATACGGTGTTACAATTTAATATAACATAAAATTTATACTTGCAAATTTTACACAGTACTATCTTTATTTCTACGCATAAAAAGGCTTTTTAAGATTACTTTTCGTTTTTGTATATAGAATTTAAATGTAATTATGAATTTATTTGAAAGGAGCTTTGCGATGGATCTTGCAAATGCGTATATACAAAATTTTAATCCACTTTCAAACATATTTTTAAGTGCCTTGGTGGCCTTTTTGCCCATACTGTGCTTTTTGCTGTGTTTGCTAGTGCTTAAGATGAAAGCTTATGTGGCAGGTTTTGTTACTGTTATATTTGCTTCTGTGGTGGCTGTTTTTGTTTATTCTATGCCTTTTTCTTTGGTGGGAGCTTCCTTTGTACAAGGCTTTATCAACGGACTTTGGCCTATTGCGTGGATAATTATAGCAGCAATCTTTCTTTATAAGCTTTCTGTTAAGTCTGGTTCTTTTGAGGTTATAAGACAAAGCGTTATGTCAATCACCCCTGATCATAGAATTCAAGTGATTTTGATAGGCTTTTGTTTTGGTTCTTTTTTAGAAGGTGCGATAGGCTTTGGAGGTCCTGTTGCCATCACCGCTGCCTTGCTTGTTGGGCTTGGACTTAAGCCTTTGTATGCGGCTGGACTTTGTTTGATAGCAAATACCGCACCGGTTGCCTTTGGTGCTGTTGGAATTCCTATCATAGCTATGAGTAATTTAGTTGGAGTAGAGCAACTTCAAGTATCAGCAATGACAGGTCGTATGCTTGTGCCACTTTCTTTAACAGTTCCATTTTTCATAGTCTTTTTGATGGATGGTTTTAAAGGCCTTAAAGAAACCTTTCCTGCTATCTTAGTGGCTGCCATATCTTTTACCGCAACTCAGTTTTACAGCTCAAATCACCTAGGTGCCGAGCTTCCTGACATAGTATCTGCTGTTGTTTCCTTGATATGTACTACAATTTTCCTAAAATTTTGGTCTCCAAAAAACATCTTTAGACTTGACAATGAAACAAATTTTGAAAATAAAAGCTCTTTAAGTGCTGGGCAAATTTTTAAAGCTTGGTTGCCATTCTTGCTTTTAATCCTTTGTATAGTAATCTGGGTTCAGCCTTGGTTTAAGGCTCTTTTTGAAAAGGGTGGAATTTTTTCTTACACTCAAGTAAGCCTAGTTTTTTCAAATCTTGAAGGAAGCATTTTAGATCCAAATAACAAGCAAGTATCCTTAGGACTTCCTATACATTTTGTAGGTTTTCAAGCAGGAACAGCGATTTTAGTAGCCGCACTTCTTAGCATAGTCTTTTTAAGGATTAAGGCAGAGCAAATTTCTGAAAGCTTTTGGGAAACCCTTAAGGAAATGTTTATACCTTGTGTAACCATAGGTTTGGTTGTTTCTTTTGCCTTTATATCTAAAAATAGCGGTATGAGTGCAACCTTGGGTATGGCTTTTGCACAAACAGGCGAGGCCTTTGCTTTCTTTAGTCCGGTAATTGGCTGGATAGGAGTATTCTTAACCGGTTCTGATACAAGCTCAAATCTCTTGTTTGGAACGCTTCAGCAAGTTACAGCTAGAGAGCTTGGAATAGGCGAAGCCTTATTCTTAGCAGCAAATTCAGTTGGTGGTGTTGTTGGTAAGATGATTTCGCCTCAAAGTATAGCCATTGCTTGTGCTGCTGTGGGGCTCGTAGGAAGAGAATCTGACTTGCTTAAATTTACGCTTAAAT includes:
- a CDS encoding proline dehydrogenase family protein; translated protein: MVEESLKFAQSLQEKVTANIDESERIFHQKMQKLLNNPENKVMLIELLDRSFRCKNKAASFDLIEHTLNKFGIADFFTAFEKFLLFCFLNFGKIAPNFSVPFFVSHLRKDTSAMVLDASDEFLRAHSEKRQKENNITLNINLIGEEVLGEAEAKYRLEKYEETIKKDYIKYISIKITTIFSQINIIDFEYSKEEVVKRLDRLYALALEEEKKQGVEKFINLDMEEYKDLELTVDAFMESIAKFDIKAGIVLQAYIPDSYEYLKKLFAFSKERVLKGMKPIKIRFVKGANMESEETIASQRGWELPTFSKKVDTDSNYNKMLDFILQDDNYKYINIGIASHNIFEIAYAYTRIKNANALDSFSFEMLEGMSLQCSYELSNFHKLILYAPVCDEKHFNNAIAYLVRRLDENTSADNFMRYFFNLKVNDENYNAQKELFISSLKGIANLDNSPRRKQDRNKKSDIKGTYETNSFKNEPDTDFILAANRTWAKKIKEKYENLKALEIYPVIGDELKNTELNKMTVNDKINNQKVADVYLAGEKEIKQALEVAKNSKFKELDTEEIYKILNQVAINLRESRGDLIGIAALEVGKNFIEIDAEVSEAIDFVEFYPHSLRKLKEDNKNTKFKPKGVGVVIAPWNFPVGISVGTIAAPLAAGNTVIYKPSSLSSVTGYMLCKCFWDAGVPKDALIYLPSKGSDISKYLLVDEAVKFSVLTGGEETAYAMLKANPTLMLSAETGGKNATIVSKYADKDQAVKNIVHSAFSNSGQKCSATSLLILEKEVYEDEDFKKNLVDTAMSMSLGSPFVLKNKLCALADKPNDKLKKAMGELQSYESWALEPKFKDGNEYLMSPGIKYGTKKGDFTHKTELFAPILTVMCAKNLQEAITIANSTDYGLTAGFESLDEREWEYFHTNIEAGNIYINKPTTGAIVLRQPFGGIKKSAIGFGRKVGIYNYITQFTDISQDSADENLLDCEFAKKLDEASQNSNFASIKDELKKAALMAKSYAYHYKHEFSQVKEYVKVRGEENLFSYNKVSSFAYRIDKNDSLSDILGVILALNILNINAVLSYKNNANIELIKENLQNFGLKAKFVKEDEKAFVSSIPNYERVRFMGEVSKDSAIYKEAAANAKIVINTKPLINGRFELLLYHNEKSVSISYHRYGNLGNRALKERS
- the rpmA gene encoding 50S ribosomal protein L27 — its product is MAHKKGQGSTQNNRDSIGRRLGVKKFGGEFVRAGNIIIRQRGTATHLGNNVGMGKDHTIFALIDGFVKFERKDKNRKKVSVYPA
- a CDS encoding L-lactate permease, producing the protein MDLANAYIQNFNPLSNIFLSALVAFLPILCFLLCLLVLKMKAYVAGFVTVIFASVVAVFVYSMPFSLVGASFVQGFINGLWPIAWIIIAAIFLYKLSVKSGSFEVIRQSVMSITPDHRIQVILIGFCFGSFLEGAIGFGGPVAITAALLVGLGLKPLYAAGLCLIANTAPVAFGAVGIPIIAMSNLVGVEQLQVSAMTGRMLVPLSLTVPFFIVFLMDGFKGLKETFPAILVAAISFTATQFYSSNHLGAELPDIVSAVVSLICTTIFLKFWSPKNIFRLDNETNFENKSSLSAGQIFKAWLPFLLLILCIVIWVQPWFKALFEKGGIFSYTQVSLVFSNLEGSILDPNNKQVSLGLPIHFVGFQAGTAILVAALLSIVFLRIKAEQISESFWETLKEMFIPCVTIGLVVSFAFISKNSGMSATLGMAFAQTGEAFAFFSPVIGWIGVFLTGSDTSSNLLFGTLQQVTARELGIGEALFLAANSVGGVVGKMISPQSIAIACAAVGLVGRESDLLKFTLKYSIGFIVIIAIWTAIIAFFMQGIIPDVVPLQR
- the rplU gene encoding 50S ribosomal protein L21, whose translation is MYAIFKHSGKQYKVSVGDELKLDRLQAEVKSSIEVSEVLAVNDKDLKVGAPFVAGAKVVLEVLAHSKDKKVIIYKKRRRKDSKLKRGFRRQVTRVRVSDIKA